TACGTGGTCCAATGTATGCGCAACGATTCGCGAGGCAAGTTGGAGCTTCAGGCTGCGCTCGTTTGCGAGGCTTTAAGGCTCATCGACCTTGGCATCGGCATAAGCGACCAGCTCCGTGTTCTCCACACCCTTTACGAGACAATCGACAGTATCGACCCTTCCTCCGAGCTCAACGGATTCACCCGCACCGCAGTCTTGTCCCGTCTACGTTCGCTTTTTTCAGGCTGCGAGCACCGGATTCCTGCCTTTTCTTGGCTCGCCACACGCATTCACCCAGATTCCCTCGAGTCTAAATACGGGCTCGAGAGTGCGGACGTATCGTTCGAGGTTATGGGAAGCTTCTTGGCCGAGAAAGAACCCATATACAAGTGGGTCAATCAACTCATTATGCGATTGAACGACAACATCAAGCCAAACACGTTCATCCCCGATTTTTCCGACGAGCTGGAAAGGAATATCCCTTCTAAATTGCCGTCCGACTTTTTTGAGATGCCGCGATCCTTTTTTGAACGCTTTGGACGAGCACGGGCGGTCAGTAGCTTTTGCGTGTCTTCGTTGAGCCAAGTCACGCCCGACACCATCGACTATAATATTGATATCTACCGGCAAATACTCCAAAACTGGGGGTGCCCAAGTCGCTCTGATCAGCCCGGCCGTCTCGGAGCTGGCCATCCTATACGTATAACGCAGCTCGTGCTCGGCATCGCTCTCCATCGCCGTTACGAATATTTTGATAATCTGAGCGACCTGGACGAGGCAATTCAGGTGCTAAGGCTTGGTATGGCCGGGTCTTCGCAAGAGGCGGATGGTGTCTATTTCATGAAAATGCGGGGCGCCGCGCACATGTCACGTTATCGTCGGCTAGGGGAACACACAGATCTCATGAGCTCCTACGAGTTGACCAAGCTTGTCTTTCAAAAACATGAAATGTTCACTACTCCAGGCGATGAGCGCGAATGGGCCAAGATCAGCAGTCTGTTCATGGGCGCCCAAACTGCCGATTGTCTATTTGATGATACCGGAGAGTCAAGATATTTGGATCAAGCTGCAGCCATGCTTCGTGAGGCTCTTCGATTTGTAGGCTTGAAGAATCCGTTGGCTACCGCTATGGGTGGCTTATTGGGGTCAGCGCTTTGCAAGAGGTTCATGTACTCGCAAGTTCCTGAAGATCTGGGGATTGCCGAGACACTCACTGGTGGTGCATCAAGAGTAGGTCAGAGCTCGTATGTTAGGACAGGTATCGGACTTCAGTTGTATGTCGGGAGCCTCCCGAGCTGCGATCAACTCTATGGACGGACAATGCTCATCAAGTTCAAGCACAGTTCTCAGATTGAAGATCTAGAGCAGTCGATATTAATGTTCAAGAAGGTACTCGATAACACTTCCGCGCAATCTATACACTATGCCGATGCAAACTACTGGTACGGCCACGCACTGTCTATTCGGAGCCAAGGCGACGATTTGGCCACAGGAACTCATCATCTGAGGCAGGCATTACTTGCCCAACCTTCCACTAGTCACCCACAGTCTCCTGTTTGGATGACCGGTTTGTCCAAAGCATTGGTGATGGAATTCCAGAAAACCGGGGATCGTACGCTACTCGAAGAAGCTGCCAAATTATCCCAAACTGCGGTCTCAGTCGCTTCTAAAACGTCCACCATCTTGGCGGATGTATACGCCCAACTCGGCGAGGTTAAACACCAGACTTTTCGAGTGACCAACAACTCTGAAGACTTGGACCAGTGTATGCTAGCGTTCGAAAGCGCAGTCAACTCAAAAGGTTCACCTCAGCTCCAGTGTTTGTCTTATACTCAGCGCTGGCAGAGCATCGGAGCAGAATACGACCATCCTTCCCTTTCGCGAGTTTGGGAAACCATCCTAATGTATCAAGAGAAGGCTGTAGGAGTAGGAAAAAGCATCAAGAGGCGGCATGAATATCTTGCCAACAATCCTTCCCTCGCGTGCCGCGCCGCCGCCTATGCCATTCGTCAAGGCAAACTTGAGCTTGCAGTCGAGTATCTAGAGCGCGGTCGATCGATCCTTTGGCGCCAGACACTCGAGCTTCGTTCGCCTCTTGACGAATTAAGAAAAGTAGCGCCTTCAATCGCCAATCAACTAGCAGAGGTGATCGAACAGCTAGACCAGAACGAACAACTGCAATCACGCTCCGGGAATCTAGCGGCTCATGTTACACCTTGGACTATTTCGAACCCCGATCAAATCGCACAATCCCATCGAATGTTATCACAATATTACGACTACTTGTTGGAGCAGATCCGTAAAATCGACGGTTTTAGTAACTTTATGCGCTCATTTGTTTACGCCGATACCGTTGGGGTAGCTTCGGAAGGCCCTGTTGTTATCCTTAACTTGTGCGAAGATGGTTGCGATGCTCTCGTCTTTCTACGTTCGGGAGTTCACCATGTAGCCCTTCCCGACGCCGACTTTCAAATACTATCAGCTAAGAGGGCGGAGCTCGTGGTAGCCGCTGCTCGTGTAGTCGAGGACCAAGGTGTAACGATGGATGCGATGCTCCGTCCGCTGCTCCGTTTACTATGGTCATCTCTTATCGAGCCTGTCGTTTCTTTCATCAAGTCAAGCGGCACAACCGAAAAGCGTGTGTTCTGGTGCGTGGCGGGACTGTCAGATTTACCTATCCATGCGGCTGGACCATATAAACCTGGGCAACGAGACCTACCGGAAACGTTCATCTCATCTTACATTCCGACCCTCTCCGCCTTGATTCGCGCTCGAAAAGCCAGGGTCGTCTTTGATTCGCCACAGCCACGGCTACTAACTGTCATTCAAACGGAGACGGGCGAGATGGACGAACTTATATCGGCAGAAGAGGAAGTCGAGACTCTGAGGGAATTGGATATTATCACCACCGAGCTGAGGGACAATGATATTGATCTCCAAAATAATTTGGGCATGATCGAGGAGGCTCGCCGCCTTCATAAAAACGAGCGTGCATACGACCCGGTCTACATGGGCATCCAAAACTCTAGGCAGATTTATCGGGACGTTCTTTTATCTCAAATCAAAGCTCACAACTGGGTTCATTTCTGCTGTCACGGCACTACTGATCCCAAACTGCCCCTACTGAGCGCATTTCACTTTTCGAAGTTCAAGCTGACGATAGAGCCGCTTATGCGCGCTGAGCTTCCATTGGCTGACTTTGCCTTTTTGAGTGCTTGTCACACGGCGGAAGGCTCCGAAGCACAGAACGAGAACATGAGTTTGGCGGGCGCACTTCAGGTCGCTGGATTTCGCTCGGTTGTAGCAACGATGTATGCAGTAGCTGACTCTGATGGACCGACTGTCGCACGCGTATTGTACGAACACATGTTTCGAGATCGTAGCCAACCCGCGAACTCGTCGGACGCTGCACTAGGTCTGAACAAAGCGGTACGAAAGCTCAGGCTCAGTAAGGTGCCAATGCATCGATGGGTAAGTGCAAATATCTGCTCAGTTACGGGCTTTTAACAATAGATGCACAGGTTCCATATATCCATATTGGTGTATAATTGAAGGGGTTTGACACGAATCTTGCACTATACCAGTCACATAAATACCATAGCAGATCAAGAAACTTTGTAAATCTTACTTGTTTAAATGTAATGAATTGTTTGCGAGGCCTTATGATAGTGATTTTAGGCTACTACCAGGTCAGTGTATGCAGCAGGTTGGAGATAATTGCAAATCTACCGACAGTTAGTCAGCTTATGCACTCGGCTACTGTACTTTACCGACCCCGCACTAAGCCTGGCACTTCGATCAACCAACTCGGCCTCTCCCTCCACCATGACCAAGTCTCAGAAAGCACCCAAATTTCTCACTACACCTCCGCCTTCTCATGGACCACATCTAGTGATATCTTATCCAGCTAAGAATGTTCTACAATTGACGCTCAATCGGCCTCGTTCTCTTAATGCCATGACAGATGACTTGAGGGCTGATATAGCCAGAGTCATGGACTGGTTCGAAAGGGAAAGTAGCTTGTGGTTAGTTACATCCTCCTGCTCAAAGAAAATAAGTATCAACTTATGCGTATGCGATACAAAGGGTGGTTATCATAACTGGAAACGGACGGGCCTTTTGTGCCGGACAGGACCTCAAAAAGTAGGTGGAGTCTCTTGAATAGTGAGAGCTATAAATATCTCACCCCAAGTTATCTAgctggaagaagaagcaagaCACAGGCTCCCGCCGGGAAGCTGAGGAAATGGCCGAGGATACAAACGGATTTGGCTCCCTCGCTCGCCGTCGTTGTATCAAGCCAATCATTGCGGCCGTCAACGGGATAGCAATGGGAGGTGGAGTTGAGATTATCTTAAACTCTGATTTGGTGGTTGCTAGTCGCGACGCAAAGCTTGGCTTGCCAGAGGTTAAGCGGGGCGTTGTCGCTGCCGCGGGAGGTGGGTCTTACGTTTTATGAGGGTGCGTAGAAATTCATTTGGAATACAGGTATTCCCAGAATACAAAGGATCGCCGGACACCAGGTAAAATAGTTGTCGTACAATCATTTGGCCACTTAGCCTTACTTTTACTATAGTTTGCTGCCGAACTCTTGCTTACGGGGCGGACAATTACAGCCGAAGAAGCTCACACAAAATACCGCTTGTAAGTTCTGACCTACTTCTTTCTAACGTCATAAAACTAAAATCTTGAAGTGTCACGAGTGTCGTCCCACAATCTCAAGTACTGAGTACGGCAATCAATCTTGCAAAAGAAATTATTTCGAATTCTCCAGATGCCGTGTGGAGCACCAAGAAAGCCCTGCTTGATGGCCAACAGTACGCGAGCCTTGAGGAGGCTGTGATCAAGCATAACCTGAGTGAGGAGAGTAAGAGGGTCTATCAAGGTGATAATATCCGCGAGGGTTTGGCAGCATTTAGTGAAGTGAGTGCCTTAGTGCATGGTTTATGACAGCTTGGACTTATGCGTCAAACAGAAACGTAAGCCAGTTTGGACAAATCCTAAACTGTGAAGTAGGCATTATCGGGATCATGGTGATGAATTAAAAATGTTGATGTTCTATAACTTGTGTGCAATCTGGGTATGAATTCATGGTCCTAAAATGCCCCCTATACTCCACGATTAGTATATATCGGCATGAGTCTCATAACTGCTTACACATTGATCATTAAACGCGCTCGTCTTCTTGAACCCATCTTCGTACTTGACACCATTCGGACCTTCAACCCACACATCTGCCGTGGTAGACCAAGATTCGATCGGAAGGGAGTATGATCCTGCAGAAACGCAAAAGTCAGATCTCGCTCCATCATCCCTGAAAGGTCTGCACAAACCACTGTAGAGGGAGTATCCAAACTCGGTAGATCGTAAAAGCTTCATAGGGGTGGTCTCGACAACCAATTCTGGCACAACACTGTTCGCGCGAGGAACCTTGACCACAACGTTCAATGAAGGGTTAGTCAGGTCCATACCGTCGCGAACCTATTTGATCTAATTCAGCATAAGGTCCATATCGTTCCGAGATGCCACTTACCGCAGCAGTCAGAGTCAGGTTTCCGTTCCCGTTCGGGTTGAAGATATGACATGACTGGGCAGCCTGGAAGATAATATTATCCTGGACAGGATACCCATTGCCATTGTTATCGTAAATAGTTTCGGCTCCTGTGGTCGTGTTGGTAACCGAAACGTTGAAGTGCGAAATTCCGTTGGGAAGAATAGTCGATGGGATTTGGTAAAACTAGAAGAA
The Rhizoctonia solani chromosome 8, complete sequence DNA segment above includes these coding regions:
- a CDS encoding enoyl-CoA hydratase/isomerase family protein, with translation MLATLRHIESQEEDEKEYAQQYRAEPEDERSEPEDEFDFDEFPELKRPPRELPEVPKRTHGPPCKAYEFLESLRAGEDVDILTWQAEHLALAKEDPYQHKECPRLLWKMVDIIESEETPSELGTVAATLLMYDVYQISQSDSYIHRRARCKLATLLDPKEAVSIYRDMLDDPKDELDSRDLCAFEDVLAQLPPELDILKERVALLRQDLVMNPKYSEKIARLTFALLELYERTSDTLVFDEIHALYQEMVGRQKLDSCPIMWQLTVHGGANWTPEEITSLMTEHTVLTSTSPTPRLDHVHCPGQLLYVVQCMRNDSRGKLELQAALVCEALRLIDLGIGISDQLRVLHTLYETIDSIDPSSELNGFTRTAVLSRLRSLFSGCEHRIPAFSWLATRIHPDSLESKYGLESADVSFEVMGSFLAEKEPIYKWVNQLIMRLNDNIKPNTFIPDFSDELERNIPSKLPSDFFEMPRSFFERFGRARAVSSFCVSSLSQVTPDTIDYNIDIYRQILQNWGCPSRSDQPGRLGAGHPIRITQLVLGIALHRRYEYFDNLSDLDEAIQVLRLGMAGSSQEADGVYFMKMRGAAHMSRYRRLGEHTDLMSSYELTKLVFQKHEMFTTPGDEREWAKISSLFMGAQTADCLFDDTGESRYLDQAAAMLREALRFVGLKNPLATAMGGLLGSALCKRFMYSQVPEDLGIAETLTGGASRVGQSSYVRTGIGLQLYVGSLPSCDQLYGRTMLIKFKHSSQIEDLEQSILMFKKVLDNTSAQSIHYADANYWYGHALSIRSQGDDLATGTHHLRQALLAQPSTSHPQSPVWMTGLSKALVMEFQKTGDRTLLEEAAKLSQTAVSVASKTSTILADVYAQLGEVKHQTFRVTNNSEDLDQCMLAFESAVNSKGSPQLQCLSYTQRWQSIGAEYDHPSLSRVWETILMYQEKAVGVGKSIKRRHEYLANNPSLACRAAAYAIRQGKLELAVEYLERGRSILWRQTLELRSPLDELRKVAPSIANQLAEVIEQLDQNEQLQSRSGNLAAHVTPWTISNPDQIAQSHRMLSQYYDYLLEQIRKIDGFSNFMRSFVYADTVGVASEGPVVILNLCEDGCDALVFLRSGVHHVALPDADFQILSAKRAELVVAAARVVEDQGVTMDAMLRPLLRLLWSSLIEPVVSFIKSSGTTEKRVFWCVAGLSDLPIHAAGPYKPGQRDLPETFISSYIPTLSALIRARKARVVFDSPQPRLLTVIQTETGEMDELISAEEEVETLRELDIITTELRDNDIDLQNNLGMIEEARRLHKNERAYDPVYMGIQNSRQIYRDVLLSQIKAHNWVHFCCHGTTDPKLPLLSAFHFSKFKLTIEPLMRAELPLADFAFLSACHTAEGSEAQNENMSLAGALQVAGFRSVVATMYAVADSDGPTVARVLYEHMFRDRSQPANSSDAALGLNKAATTSLCTRLLYFTDPALSLALRSTNSASPSTMTKSQKAPKFLTTPPPSHGPHLVISYPAKNVLQLTLNRPRSLNAMTDDLRADIARVMDWFERESSLWVVIITGNGRAFCAGQDLKNWKKKQDTGSRREAEEMAEDTNGFGSLARRRCIKPIIAAVNGIAMGGGVEIILNSDLVVASRDAKLGLPEVKRGVVAAAGGIPRIQRIAGHQFAAELLLTGRTITAEEAHTKYRFVTSVVPQSQVLSTAINLAKEIISNSPDAVWSTKKALLDGQQYASLEEAVIKHNLSEESKRVYQGDNIREGLAAFSEKRKPVWTNPKL